One Henriciella litoralis genomic window carries:
- a CDS encoding P-loop NTPase family protein, whose translation MSACEGEGTSSVAASFALIAAGKARKSAWLIDLDFRRNEAYSAFAKGFGKGVGKPGRAYDASLRTDPIYSLVPSVVDEHQRAAERRLLGVHEIKNSRLLVTRFRHEALRKGQKVQLRTRPQWWKRVRSATDWVVVDAPSLSRSQAGLAMASQMDGVFLVLEADSTGAADVIGLRDEIEAHGGRVAGVVMNRIGADARFADRLAG comes from the coding sequence ATGTCCGCCTGCGAGGGCGAAGGCACGAGCAGTGTTGCAGCGTCCTTTGCGCTGATAGCGGCAGGAAAGGCGCGCAAGTCTGCCTGGCTGATCGATCTCGATTTTCGCCGCAACGAAGCCTATTCCGCCTTTGCCAAGGGGTTTGGCAAGGGTGTTGGCAAGCCTGGCCGCGCCTATGATGCATCGCTGCGGACCGATCCGATTTACTCTCTCGTGCCAAGTGTGGTCGACGAGCATCAGCGCGCAGCTGAGCGCCGACTGCTGGGCGTTCATGAGATCAAGAATTCCCGCCTGCTTGTAACGCGATTTCGCCATGAAGCCCTTCGAAAGGGTCAGAAGGTTCAGCTTCGCACGCGTCCGCAGTGGTGGAAGCGCGTTCGCAGCGCCACCGACTGGGTCGTGGTTGATGCACCGTCGCTGTCGCGCTCGCAGGCCGGGCTTGCGATGGCATCCCAGATGGACGGCGTGTTTCTTGTGCTCGAGGCCGATTCCACGGGTGCAGCCGATGTCATCGGCCTGCGCGATGAAATCGAGGCCCATGGCGGCCGTGTCGCCGGTGTTGTGATGAACAGGATAGGGGCCGATGCCCGCTTTGCAGACCGCCTCGCAGGATAG